From the genome of Deinococcus aerolatus, one region includes:
- a CDS encoding MBL fold metallo-hydrolase produces MAWNQTRQIGEIQVTSLTDASFGLDGGAMFGSVPKTLWERVAPADELNRIPLRINPLLIRLGDENVLIETGFWDRGGEKFESIYGLDREETVFRGLDHAGLIPDDIHLVINTHLHFDHAGRNTTALNEPTFPNARYAVQKRELDDARHTHERNRASYVPDTYEPIADAGMFDLIDGEHELRPGVTVLPLPGHNLGQQGVVLRSKGQTLVYVADLVPTLAHAPTPYIMGYDLYPVTTLETRKKYLPQWFEEGALICTPHDPRTAFARLQENPRGGFVAVPDEGQDT; encoded by the coding sequence ATGGCCTGGAACCAAACGCGGCAGATCGGGGAAATACAAGTCACCAGCCTCACAGACGCCAGCTTCGGGCTGGACGGGGGGGCCATGTTCGGCAGCGTGCCCAAGACGCTGTGGGAGCGGGTGGCCCCGGCGGACGAGCTGAACCGCATTCCGCTGCGCATCAACCCGCTGCTGATTCGCCTGGGCGACGAGAATGTCCTGATCGAGACGGGCTTCTGGGACCGGGGCGGCGAGAAATTCGAGTCGATCTACGGCCTTGACCGCGAAGAGACTGTATTTCGTGGCCTGGACCACGCGGGCCTGATCCCGGACGACATCCATCTGGTGATCAACACGCACCTTCACTTCGATCACGCCGGGCGCAACACCACCGCGCTGAACGAGCCAACCTTCCCCAATGCCCGCTACGCCGTGCAGAAGCGTGAGCTGGACGACGCCCGCCACACCCATGAGCGCAACCGCGCCAGCTACGTCCCCGACACCTACGAGCCCATCGCGGACGCTGGTATGTTCGACCTGATTGACGGCGAACACGAGCTGCGCCCCGGCGTGACCGTGCTGCCGCTGCCCGGCCACAACCTGGGCCAGCAGGGTGTGGTGTTGCGCAGCAAGGGTCAGACGCTGGTGTACGTCGCGGACCTGGTGCCCACGCTGGCGCACGCACCCACGCCCTACATCATGGGCTACGACCTGTATCCCGTGACCACGCTGGAAACCCGTAAGAAATACCTGCCGCAGTGGTTCGAGGAAGGCGCGCTCATCTGCACCCCGCACGACCCACGGACGGCCTTTGCCCGGTTGCAGGAAAATCCCAGGGGCGGCTTCGTGGCCGTGCCGGACGAGGGCCAGGACACCTGA